The proteins below come from a single Asanoa ferruginea genomic window:
- a CDS encoding helix-turn-helix transcriptional regulator: MFVAPAVQIPVLRGRAGEQAVIGHLLRRAAEGHGGVLLIEGDPGSGRSALLAHAVRQAPGFTRMHVLGLPGEGDLPYAALHRMPFAQPGRRPRTAEQRLRLCTRVLDAVVARSRERPVLCLVDDAERVDPPSLEVLAFLARRAGEHRIAVLFAGTTGPPVDGTALRLAPLDPTTAADVLADHGVGGVLAGHGVGGVLAGHGVGGVLADHGVGGVLAGHGVGGVLADHGVGGVLAGHGVGGVLAGHGVGGLLAETLVGLAGGNPAALHDLARSLTPGQRRGAEPPPTGLPADGALRRAYRIRLRSLPPTTRRALLLLALDDGLDPAALARLGGGALAAAERCGLLRDAGFTHPAAREVVRDDATLAERQRAHRVLARLLTGDAHRLRRLLHLAAATPPPDARLAGEIERAAGSVVDCRVGSVALERAAELTPDAGPASARRVAAARYAWLGGDPARARRLLARSGATGSLLAGEIALRGGTAGAAFELLLAAADELTATRPDLAWRALVLAGEAVCLDGNHGRYAQVLRRAAVLRRRGALDPLRSAQVAGLAAVLRGDHERARPALRSVLDAATSDPEELTSAATAGLLLGDDAAAHRTLERAAELARSSGAVALLPRVLELRTFVEYWMGSYEAAAASAREGLEVARACGQHAAAGNLVGLLALLAALRGDAPECMRWMRELRSGSHASRPRALVQWALAVLDLVAGRSADALRRLVTMADATVLIQMTAAPYLVEAAAGAGDPAAADAAAAVFDRWAAATGDPTRRALAARCRALLAPRGSEAALAEFEQALRLHPADGGDFERARTELLLGRDLRRARHPRDARPHLHRAAEGFALVDMPVWAAQATTELRAAGEACDLPAPPGLSLTAQQQRIAQLVAGGATNREVAAQLFLSTRTVDHHLRNIFSRLGVRSRTELARTL, encoded by the coding sequence ATGTTTGTTGCACCGGCAGTGCAGATACCTGTGCTGCGCGGTCGCGCCGGCGAGCAGGCGGTGATCGGCCACCTGCTCCGGCGGGCGGCGGAGGGGCACGGCGGCGTCCTGCTGATCGAGGGCGATCCGGGTTCCGGTCGCAGCGCACTGCTCGCCCACGCGGTGCGGCAGGCGCCGGGATTCACCCGGATGCACGTGCTCGGGCTGCCCGGCGAGGGCGACCTGCCCTACGCGGCGCTGCACCGCATGCCCTTCGCGCAACCGGGCCGCCGCCCGCGCACCGCAGAGCAGCGGCTGCGGCTGTGCACCCGGGTGCTCGACGCGGTCGTCGCGCGCAGCCGGGAGCGGCCGGTGCTGTGCCTGGTCGACGACGCCGAGCGGGTCGACCCGCCGTCGCTGGAGGTGCTCGCGTTCCTGGCCCGGCGGGCCGGCGAACACCGGATCGCGGTCCTCTTCGCCGGCACCACCGGGCCGCCGGTCGACGGCACCGCGCTGCGGCTGGCGCCGCTCGATCCGACCACCGCCGCCGACGTGCTCGCCGACCACGGCGTCGGTGGCGTGCTTGCCGGCCACGGGGTCGGTGGCGTGCTTGCCGGCCACGGGGTCGGCGGCGTGCTCGCCGACCACGGCGTCGGTGGCGTGCTTGCCGGCCACGGGGTCGGTGGCGTGCTCGCCGACCACGGCGTCGGTGGCGTGCTTGCCGGCCACGGGGTCGGTGGCGTGCTTGCCGGCCACGGCGTCGGCGGGCTGCTTGCCGAGACGCTGGTCGGCTTGGCCGGCGGCAATCCGGCCGCGCTGCACGACCTGGCCCGATCGCTCACGCCGGGGCAGCGGCGCGGCGCCGAGCCACCACCCACGGGGCTGCCGGCCGACGGTGCGCTGCGCCGGGCGTACCGCATCCGGTTGCGCTCCTTGCCTCCGACCACCCGGCGGGCGCTGCTGCTGCTCGCCCTCGACGACGGTCTTGATCCCGCGGCGCTGGCTCGGCTCGGCGGCGGCGCGCTCGCCGCGGCCGAGCGCTGCGGCCTGCTGCGCGATGCCGGCTTCACCCACCCGGCGGCCCGTGAGGTGGTCCGCGACGACGCCACCCTGGCCGAGCGCCAGCGGGCCCACCGGGTGCTGGCCCGGCTGCTGACCGGCGACGCCCACCGGCTGCGCCGGCTGCTGCACCTGGCGGCAGCCACCCCACCGCCCGACGCCCGGCTGGCCGGCGAGATCGAGCGGGCGGCGGGCTCGGTGGTCGACTGCCGGGTCGGTTCGGTCGCGCTGGAACGGGCGGCGGAACTGACCCCCGACGCCGGGCCCGCGTCCGCGCGCCGGGTGGCCGCGGCCCGGTACGCCTGGCTCGGTGGCGACCCGGCGCGGGCCCGCCGGCTGCTGGCCCGATCGGGCGCGACCGGCTCGCTGCTCGCCGGCGAGATCGCGCTGCGCGGCGGCACCGCCGGCGCGGCGTTCGAGTTGCTGCTGGCCGCGGCCGACGAGCTGACCGCCACCCGGCCCGACCTGGCCTGGCGGGCACTGGTGCTGGCCGGCGAGGCGGTCTGTCTCGACGGCAACCACGGCCGCTACGCCCAGGTGCTCCGGCGGGCCGCCGTGCTGCGCCGCCGTGGCGCCCTCGACCCGCTGCGCTCCGCGCAGGTCGCGGGGCTCGCGGCGGTGCTCCGCGGCGACCACGAGCGGGCCCGGCCGGCGCTGCGCTCGGTGCTCGACGCGGCCACGTCCGACCCCGAGGAGCTGACCTCCGCGGCCACCGCCGGGCTGCTGCTCGGAGACGACGCCGCGGCGCACCGGACCCTGGAGCGGGCGGCGGAACTGGCCCGGTCGAGCGGGGCGGTCGCGCTGCTGCCGCGGGTGCTCGAGCTGCGTACCTTCGTCGAATATTGGATGGGTTCCTACGAGGCCGCGGCGGCGAGCGCGCGGGAGGGCCTCGAGGTCGCCCGGGCGTGCGGCCAGCACGCCGCCGCCGGCAACCTGGTCGGCCTGCTGGCGCTGCTGGCCGCGTTGCGCGGCGACGCGCCCGAGTGCATGCGGTGGATGCGCGAGCTGCGCTCCGGTTCGCACGCCAGCCGGCCCCGCGCCCTGGTGCAATGGGCCCTCGCGGTGCTCGACCTGGTCGCCGGCCGGTCCGCGGACGCGCTGCGCCGGCTGGTCACGATGGCCGACGCCACCGTGTTGATCCAGATGACCGCCGCGCCCTATCTGGTGGAAGCGGCGGCTGGGGCCGGTGACCCGGCGGCCGCCGATGCCGCGGCGGCGGTGTTCGACCGCTGGGCCGCGGCGACCGGTGACCCGACCCGGCGCGCCCTCGCCGCCCGCTGCCGCGCCCTGCTCGCCCCGCGCGGCAGCGAGGCGGCGCTGGCCGAGTTCGAGCAGGCGCTGCGGCTGCACCCGGCCGACGGTGGCGACTTCGAGCGGGCCCGCACCGAGTTGCTGCTCGGCCGTGACCTGCGCCGGGCCCGGCACCCCCGGGACGCCCGCCCACACCTGCACCGCGCGGCCGAGGGCTTCGCCCTGGTCGACATGCCGGTCTGGGCCGCGCAGGCGACCACCGAGCTGCGCGCGGCGGGGGAGGCGTGCGACCTACCGGCGCCGCCCGGGCTCTCGCTGACCGCGCAGCAGCAGCGGATCGCCCAGCTCGTGGCCGGCGGTGCGACCAACCGCGAGGTCGCGGCCCAGCTCTTCCTCTCGACCAGGACCGTCGACCACCACCTGCGCAATATCTTCAGCCGGCTCGGTGTCCGCTCCCGGACGGAGCTGGCCCGCACCTTGTGA
- a CDS encoding TraR/DksA family transcriptional regulator encodes MADSTVERLRAERRDTVAQIDTLSQVVDGIVTAQTGTATDDEHDPEGQTIAYERAQAGAILQRARDRLAAIDRALERVADDSYGRCERCGQPIDPERLAALPATRTCITCAAAKR; translated from the coding sequence ATGGCCGACAGCACGGTGGAACGGCTGCGCGCCGAGCGGCGTGACACGGTCGCGCAGATCGACACCCTGAGCCAGGTGGTCGACGGCATCGTGACGGCGCAGACCGGCACGGCGACCGACGACGAGCACGACCCCGAGGGCCAGACGATCGCCTACGAGCGGGCGCAGGCGGGCGCCATCCTGCAAAGGGCCCGCGACCGGCTGGCGGCGATCGACCGGGCGCTGGAGCGCGTGGCCGACGACAGCTATGGCCGGTGCGAGCGCTGCGGCCAGCCGATCGATCCCGAACGCCTGGCCGCCCTGCCGGCGACCCGCACCTGCATCACCTGCGCGGCGGCCAAGCGCTGA
- a CDS encoding FAD-dependent oxidoreductase has translation MATAVVVGAGIGGLSAAIGLRRRGWDVTVLERAPRIEAVGAGLTLLANGLRALDALGVGAAVRAEGQVEAAGGLRTPDGTWLSRIDSAALTRALGTSALGIHRATLHRVLADALPPGTLVLGAEVSEVVAGAGQPVHGREVIGGAGRPVHGGDAAGGVPAGGGGGRPFHGGEAAGGAGRPVSGGEAVGGVPAGGGGRPVGGGEVVGGARPRVDGREVDLVVAADGINSAVRRRLWPDLPAPAYAGSTAWRGVTTEAWTGAPLVGITWGEGAEFGMVPLGDGRAYWFGAVTSPPGAWHDDELAAVRARFGHWHDPIPALMAASDTVLRDDIYQLATPLPSYVDGGVVLLGDAAHAMTPNLGQGANQALEDAVVLASVCDPAGELGPALAAYDAQRRPRSQAVARAAYQAGRFGQQLRNPVAVTLRNTLIRLTPPRAGLRSMLRYVDWTPPELP, from the coding sequence ATGGCGACGGCGGTCGTGGTCGGTGCGGGGATCGGTGGGCTCAGCGCGGCGATCGGGCTGCGCCGCCGCGGCTGGGACGTGACGGTGCTGGAGCGGGCGCCGCGGATCGAGGCGGTGGGCGCCGGGCTCACGCTGTTGGCCAACGGGCTCCGCGCTTTGGATGCGCTTGGTGTCGGCGCGGCGGTCCGGGCCGAGGGCCAGGTCGAGGCGGCCGGCGGGCTGCGCACGCCCGACGGGACGTGGCTGAGCCGGATCGACAGTGCCGCGCTGACCAGGGCGCTGGGCACGTCGGCGCTCGGCATCCACCGGGCGACCTTGCACCGGGTGCTCGCCGACGCGCTCCCACCCGGCACGCTGGTGCTCGGCGCGGAGGTCTCCGAAGTCGTCGCCGGCGCGGGCCAACCGGTCCACGGCCGCGAGGTCATCGGCGGCGCGGGCCGACCGGTTCACGGCGGCGACGCCGCGGGTGGCGTCCCGGCCGGCGGCGGCGGGGGCCGACCGTTTCACGGCGGCGAGGCCGCGGGCGGCGCGGGCCGACCGGTCAGCGGCGGGGAGGCCGTGGGTGGCGTCCCGGCCGGCGGCGGGGGCCGACCGGTCGGCGGCGGCGAGGTCGTTGGCGGTGCGCGGCCGCGGGTCGATGGGCGCGAGGTCGATCTGGTGGTGGCCGCTGACGGGATCAACAGCGCGGTCCGGCGGCGGTTGTGGCCGGACCTGCCGGCGCCGGCCTACGCCGGGTCGACCGCGTGGCGGGGTGTGACCACGGAGGCCTGGACGGGCGCGCCGCTCGTCGGGATCACCTGGGGCGAGGGTGCCGAGTTCGGCATGGTGCCGCTCGGTGACGGCCGGGCCTACTGGTTCGGCGCGGTCACCTCGCCGCCCGGCGCGTGGCACGACGACGAGTTGGCGGCGGTCCGCGCGCGGTTCGGCCACTGGCACGATCCGATCCCGGCGCTGATGGCGGCCAGCGACACGGTGCTGCGCGACGACATCTACCAGCTCGCCACCCCGCTGCCGTCCTACGTGGATGGCGGAGTGGTGCTGCTCGGCGACGCCGCGCACGCGATGACGCCCAACCTCGGTCAGGGCGCCAACCAGGCGCTGGAGGACGCGGTCGTGCTGGCGTCGGTGTGTGATCCGGCCGGCGAGCTCGGCCCGGCGCTGGCGGCCTACGACGCCCAGCGGCGCCCGCGGTCGCAGGCGGTGGCCCGGGCCGCCTACCAGGCGGGACGGTTCGGGCAGCAGCTACGGAACCCGGTCGCGGTGACGCTGCGCAACACGCTAATCCGGCTGACCCCGCCGCGGGCCGGTCTGCGGTCGATGCTCCGTTACGTCGACTGGACGCCGCCCGAACTGCCGTAG
- a CDS encoding TetR/AcrR family transcriptional regulator: MTRFTDLTDAAISVVAEHGMRGLTHRAVDARAALPLGTTSAYFRTRKALIEALVRRLADLDNEDLAARAVTPSPGTGFADAVAALLDSWLTTGRERTLARYACLLEATHHPDLRTILEYGRSSREQARALMEAAGVANPAQAGDHFVACVDGLLFDRLAGAGALTAPAPGTPENRADLASALRHVLAGFTSATATRSISRNESRRPASSG, from the coding sequence GTGACCCGGTTCACCGACCTCACCGACGCCGCGATCTCCGTGGTCGCCGAGCACGGCATGCGCGGCCTCACCCACCGGGCCGTCGATGCCCGGGCGGCGCTGCCGCTGGGCACCACGTCGGCCTACTTCCGCACCCGCAAGGCGCTGATCGAGGCGCTCGTCCGCCGCCTGGCCGACCTCGACAACGAAGACCTCGCCGCGCGGGCGGTGACGCCAAGCCCCGGGACCGGCTTCGCCGACGCGGTCGCCGCGCTGCTCGACAGTTGGCTGACCACGGGCCGGGAGCGCACTCTGGCGCGCTACGCCTGCCTGCTGGAGGCGACTCACCACCCGGACCTAAGGACCATCCTGGAGTACGGCCGGTCCTCCCGCGAGCAGGCCCGCGCGCTGATGGAAGCGGCCGGCGTGGCCAACCCGGCCCAGGCCGGCGACCACTTCGTGGCCTGTGTAGACGGTCTGCTCTTCGACCGCCTGGCCGGCGCGGGCGCACTGACCGCACCGGCGCCGGGCACCCCGGAGAACCGCGCCGACCTGGCCAGCGCCCTGCGTCACGTGCTGGCGGGCTTCACTTCCGCCACGGCGACCCGCTCGATCTCGCGCAACGAGAGCCGGCGCCCGGCTAGTTCCGGATAG
- the atpF gene encoding F0F1 ATP synthase subunit B, whose translation MLALDDGMRAIVPLWQEIVVGGAAFAVLAYLLMKVVFPLMERMIEARADAIDGGLARAEAARAEAERIRDSYREKLAAARVEAARIREEARAEAAETRAVALATAKAEADAIVAAGRQRLAAERAAVHRDLRPDVQRLATDLAERIVR comes from the coding sequence ATGCTTGCCCTCGATGACGGTATGCGCGCGATCGTCCCGCTCTGGCAGGAGATAGTGGTCGGCGGCGCCGCGTTCGCCGTTCTCGCGTACCTCTTGATGAAGGTCGTGTTCCCGCTGATGGAGCGGATGATCGAGGCTCGGGCCGACGCGATCGACGGCGGCCTGGCCCGGGCGGAGGCGGCCCGCGCCGAGGCGGAACGGATCCGCGACAGCTACCGGGAGAAACTCGCCGCGGCGCGGGTCGAGGCGGCCCGGATCCGCGAAGAGGCCCGGGCCGAGGCCGCGGAGACCCGCGCGGTGGCGTTGGCGACCGCCAAGGCCGAGGCCGACGCGATCGTGGCCGCCGGCCGGCAGCGGCTCGCCGCCGAACGCGCCGCCGTCCACCGTGACCTTCGACCCGATGTGCAGCGATTGGCTACCGATCTGGCTGAGCGAATCGTCCGCTAG
- a CDS encoding PQQ-dependent sugar dehydrogenase gives MSRARIALIVVTVAVLAAALFGGAAAWRGWFSDPSVPSAPDARASATDVVTDLRAPWGLAFRPDGSALVTERDSKRILSVQGNTAREVTTVDEARPAGEGGLLGIAVAPAGDWVYVYYTAADDNRIARFRPDQPDARSVVFTGIPKAGNHNGGRIAFGPDGMLYVGTGDAGQRAAAQDRASLGGKILRLTPEGAPAPGNPFGVTPVYSYGHRNVQGLAWDASGAMFASEFGQNTYDELNRIEAGHNYGWPEAEGASTDPAFTNPIATWRTADASPSGIAVGRDGRVAMACLRGERLYTIGTDGSGAQTLLRGEHGRLRHVATAPDGSMWVLTSNHDGRGDPAPGDDRILRLTT, from the coding sequence GTGAGCCGGGCTCGGATCGCGTTGATCGTGGTGACGGTCGCTGTGCTCGCTGCCGCTCTGTTCGGCGGCGCCGCGGCCTGGCGAGGCTGGTTCAGCGACCCGTCCGTCCCGTCGGCGCCCGACGCCCGGGCCAGCGCGACCGATGTCGTGACCGACCTGCGCGCACCCTGGGGGCTGGCGTTCCGGCCCGACGGCTCGGCTCTGGTGACCGAGCGCGACAGCAAGCGGATCCTGTCGGTCCAGGGCAACACCGCGCGCGAGGTGACGACGGTCGACGAGGCGCGGCCGGCGGGGGAGGGCGGCCTGCTCGGCATCGCCGTCGCACCGGCCGGTGACTGGGTCTACGTCTACTACACCGCGGCCGACGACAACCGGATCGCGCGGTTCCGGCCCGACCAGCCCGACGCCCGGTCGGTCGTGTTCACCGGCATCCCCAAGGCCGGCAACCACAACGGCGGGCGGATCGCGTTCGGCCCCGACGGGATGCTCTACGTCGGCACGGGCGACGCGGGGCAGCGTGCGGCGGCGCAGGACCGGGCGAGCCTCGGCGGCAAGATCCTGCGGCTCACCCCGGAGGGTGCGCCGGCGCCCGGCAACCCGTTCGGCGTGACCCCGGTCTACAGCTACGGCCACCGCAACGTGCAGGGGCTGGCCTGGGACGCGAGCGGCGCGATGTTCGCCTCCGAGTTCGGCCAGAACACCTACGACGAGCTCAACCGGATCGAGGCCGGCCACAACTACGGGTGGCCCGAGGCCGAGGGTGCCTCCACCGACCCGGCCTTCACCAACCCCATCGCCACCTGGCGTACGGCCGACGCGTCGCCGAGCGGGATCGCGGTGGGCCGCGACGGCCGGGTCGCGATGGCGTGCCTGCGCGGCGAGCGGCTCTACACGATCGGCACTGACGGCAGCGGCGCGCAGACGTTGCTCCGCGGCGAGCACGGCCGGCTCCGGCACGTCGCGACGGCGCCGGACGGGTCGATGTGGGTGCTCACGTCCAACCACGACGGCCGGGGCGATCCCGCGCCGGGCGACGACCGGATCCTGCGCCTCACCACCTGA
- a CDS encoding alpha/beta hydrolase family protein, with translation MSPDGPGAPHVKTAIRLAAAVAVATLAVGVAGVPNALAADNPYERGPAPTTAILDASRGPFATAQTTVSSLVSGFGGGIIYYPTSTSEGTFGGIAISPGYTAAWSSISWLGPRLASHGFVVIGIETNSRLDQPASRGQQLLAALDYLVNSSSVRTRVDSTRLAVAGHSMGGGGTLEAASDRPSLQAAIPLAPWNTDKSWTELRVPTLIIGGESDTVAPVSSHSIPFYNSIPASAEKAYLELNNASHFFPQSVNTPTGRQMVAWLKRFVDNDTRYEQFLCPGPSGSAIDEYRNTCPSA, from the coding sequence ATGTCCCCCGACGGACCAGGAGCCCCCCACGTGAAGACAGCCATCCGTCTCGCCGCCGCGGTCGCGGTCGCCACCCTCGCCGTCGGCGTGGCCGGCGTGCCGAACGCCCTCGCCGCCGACAACCCCTACGAGCGCGGCCCCGCTCCGACCACCGCGATCCTGGACGCCTCGCGCGGCCCGTTCGCCACCGCCCAGACCACCGTGTCGTCGCTGGTCAGCGGCTTCGGCGGCGGCATCATTTATTACCCGACGAGCACCAGCGAGGGTACGTTCGGCGGCATCGCGATCTCGCCGGGCTACACCGCGGCGTGGTCGAGCATCAGTTGGCTCGGCCCGCGACTCGCGTCGCACGGTTTCGTGGTCATCGGCATCGAGACCAACAGCCGGCTGGACCAGCCCGCCAGCCGGGGTCAGCAGCTCCTCGCCGCCCTGGACTACCTGGTCAACAGCAGTTCGGTGCGGACCCGGGTGGACAGCACCCGGCTCGCCGTCGCTGGGCACTCGATGGGTGGCGGTGGCACCCTCGAGGCGGCCTCCGACCGGCCGTCGTTGCAGGCCGCGATCCCGCTCGCGCCGTGGAACACCGACAAGTCGTGGACCGAGTTGCGGGTGCCGACGCTGATCATCGGTGGCGAGAGCGACACGGTCGCGCCGGTGTCGTCGCACTCGATCCCGTTCTACAACAGCATCCCGGCCTCGGCGGAGAAGGCCTACCTGGAGCTCAACAACGCCAGCCACTTCTTCCCGCAGTCCGTCAACACCCCGACCGGCCGGCAGATGGTCGCCTGGCTCAAGCGGTTCGTCGACAACGACACCCGCTACGAGCAGTTCCTCTGCCCCGGCCCGTCCGGCAGCGCGATCGACGAATACCGCAACACCTGCCCCAGCGCCTGA
- a CDS encoding class I SAM-dependent methyltransferase, whose product MAVVRVETTAVGVALMRALEADVPVGQRLLDDPVSGRLLAGWPGLVARHRPARVTLGRLAEVAMPGMRGTAVCRTRVVDDWCRAALAAGAAQAVIVGAGLDTRPYRLAELAGVPVWEVDLPRTQAIKRAALARALGTPPANVRYLAADLNAGPPGALLADAGFDPGVPTLVLFEAVAQYLPESSVGPVLAWAGSLAPGSRLVFTYLPRRVIEQRARGARRYGWLSAFDPARLAAVLAGHGLVLGDDLGAADYRGRYPELAGRRLSLREIERVAVAEVKPAST is encoded by the coding sequence GTGGCTGTGGTGCGGGTGGAGACGACGGCAGTAGGTGTGGCCCTGATGCGGGCACTGGAGGCCGACGTCCCGGTCGGTCAGCGGCTGCTCGACGATCCGGTCTCGGGCCGGCTGCTCGCCGGCTGGCCCGGCCTGGTAGCCCGCCATCGGCCGGCCCGCGTCACGCTCGGCCGGCTGGCCGAGGTGGCGATGCCCGGGATGCGCGGCACGGCCGTCTGCCGCACCCGGGTCGTCGACGACTGGTGCCGCGCCGCGCTGGCCGCCGGCGCCGCGCAGGCGGTGATCGTCGGGGCTGGCCTCGACACCCGGCCCTACCGGCTCGCCGAGTTGGCGGGCGTGCCGGTTTGGGAGGTCGACCTGCCGCGCACCCAGGCGATCAAACGCGCGGCGCTGGCCCGGGCGCTCGGCACGCCACCGGCCAATGTGCGCTATCTGGCCGCCGACCTCAACGCCGGCCCGCCCGGCGCCCTGCTCGCGGACGCGGGGTTCGACCCCGGCGTGCCGACGCTGGTGCTGTTCGAGGCGGTCGCGCAATACCTGCCGGAGTCGTCGGTCGGGCCGGTGTTGGCCTGGGCCGGCTCGTTGGCGCCGGGGAGCCGGCTGGTCTTCACCTACCTGCCGCGGCGGGTGATCGAGCAGCGGGCCCGCGGAGCCCGGCGCTATGGCTGGCTGAGCGCGTTCGACCCGGCGCGGCTGGCGGCGGTGCTGGCCGGCCATGGCCTGGTGCTGGGCGACGACCTCGGTGCCGCCGACTATCGAGGCCGCTATCCGGAACTAGCCGGGCGCCGGCTCTCGTTGCGCGAGATCGAGCGGGTCGCCGTGGCGGAAGTGAAGCCCGCCAGCACGTGA